A stretch of Oligoflexia bacterium DNA encodes these proteins:
- a CDS encoding arginine deiminase-related protein: MKKVICNIEDKTTAEKREIPLSNVIMCPPTYFKIIDVKNIHMQGQIGNVDHDKALAQWNAMKQAVIDEGYVVYEIDPVENLEDMVFAANPAFVGRNSQGEKIVLLSNMKHASRKKEVSSYAQWFEEHGYQVKNLPNADYNFEGNGDALWHPQKHLIWGGYGFRTEWEVYDEISKIYDAPVCRVNLQKPHFYHLDTCFCPLNSESILYYPEAFDQAGIDLIKYYFKDPIEVDQDEAQQNFACNSMVLGKSVFIQKGSPKTVAALKERNFKVIELDTSEFMKSGGSVFCMKLQVY; this comes from the coding sequence ATGAAAAAAGTTATTTGTAACATTGAAGACAAAACAACAGCTGAAAAGCGAGAAATTCCATTAAGTAATGTGATTATGTGTCCCCCAACATATTTTAAAATTATCGATGTAAAGAATATTCATATGCAGGGACAAATTGGAAACGTTGATCATGACAAAGCTCTTGCCCAGTGGAACGCTATGAAACAAGCGGTAATTGATGAAGGTTATGTTGTTTACGAGATTGATCCAGTAGAAAACTTAGAAGATATGGTTTTTGCAGCCAATCCAGCCTTTGTTGGCCGAAACAGTCAAGGTGAAAAAATTGTTTTACTCTCTAATATGAAGCATGCTTCAAGAAAAAAAGAAGTGAGCAGTTATGCGCAGTGGTTTGAAGAGCATGGATATCAAGTGAAAAACTTACCCAATGCCGACTATAACTTTGAGGGTAATGGTGATGCATTATGGCATCCACAGAAGCATTTAATTTGGGGAGGCTATGGATTTAGAACAGAGTGGGAAGTATATGATGAGATTTCTAAAATATACGATGCTCCAGTATGTAGAGTTAATTTACAAAAACCGCATTTTTATCACTTGGATACATGTTTTTGCCCATTAAACTCAGAGAGTATTTTATATTACCCAGAAGCATTTGACCAAGCTGGAATAGATTTAATAAAGTATTACTTTAAAGATCCTATTGAGGTTGATCAAGATGAAGCTCAGCAAAACTTTGCCTGTAATAGTATGGTTTTAGGGAAAAGTGTTTTTATTCAAAAAGGAAGTCCTAAAACAGTGGCTGCTTTAAAAGAAAGAAACTTTAAAGTCATAGAGCTCGATACTTCTGAATTCATGAAGTCCGGTGGAAGTGTGTTTTGTATGAAGTTACAAGTCTATTAG
- a CDS encoding DUF2298 domain-containing protein, with protein MFYAYVLQWFLALFLIRLLVYVSIKQEYLSQYRAALGMPLFLAIWAFFYWIMGSFLPLYKGNIQVWVALAVSMVLLLQKPNNPILQNCKNYFIEHKFEQGLFWGTLLFTLFVRQHVPDMDSGEKYSDMAIFQAVLLDVKFPPVDRWLSGHPLNYYYFSHLLFVPIVRITGIPAEWVVNIITCTIPAILVSTGYAFLRQVRAKKGMAILGAFLIFFAGNWEWLAWLVKKINYGKIFWWWDSSRAIPNTITEFPYFSFLLGDMHAHYVSVAFVTISLMLMLRLREKFEQKLEVSKQYLFLVLPIVMGMHYMMNSWHLPFMILLCVWCFWSYPKYLILMLSLACLYFAPFWLHYHPPKNTIGLFYVKKSMRSPLLSFLLHWGPMFFMLMLIYVQRFINKNFMVYVKNNRRKISLIVFLSIVVLSISYFLLGATPMFMLLLIALFVLLGYLRELKNSWPVGVLLLSLLTIAGCEFITVDVTYGPKFYRMNTVFKFYYLAWWGMALSLPMLLSYEHVLKKTWAKGMLSFCVALSLYYPIHATSQRMRDGQRKVNSLDGMRHWSIVFPGHKQAIAWLKKNTDVQDIIWEMPGGGFSEYARMATFSGRPSVLGWVGHEQIWRDGGFYLANDRLQHFKKINENPSMTSVQEFIEQYQVDWIIVGNLERKDYSPELLYLLSKFPVVFDNKDVVIYKARNKD; from the coding sequence ATGTTTTATGCCTATGTATTGCAGTGGTTTTTAGCGCTTTTTCTCATACGGTTGCTTGTATATGTATCCATCAAACAAGAATACCTAAGCCAATACAGGGCTGCCTTAGGCATGCCTTTGTTTTTGGCAATATGGGCTTTTTTCTATTGGATCATGGGCTCTTTTTTACCCCTGTATAAAGGAAATATTCAAGTATGGGTGGCTTTAGCGGTCAGCATGGTTTTGCTTTTACAAAAGCCAAATAACCCCATTTTACAGAACTGCAAAAACTATTTTATTGAGCATAAATTTGAACAAGGCTTATTTTGGGGAACATTACTATTTACTCTGTTTGTCCGTCAACATGTACCAGATATGGACTCAGGAGAAAAATATTCAGATATGGCAATTTTTCAGGCGGTACTTTTAGATGTAAAGTTTCCACCTGTGGATCGGTGGTTGTCAGGACATCCTTTAAATTATTATTATTTTTCGCATTTACTGTTTGTGCCAATTGTTCGAATCACTGGAATCCCGGCGGAGTGGGTGGTTAATATTATTACCTGTACGATACCAGCAATTTTAGTCAGTACAGGCTATGCTTTTTTGCGGCAAGTACGGGCTAAAAAAGGTATGGCTATTTTAGGGGCATTTTTAATTTTTTTTGCAGGCAATTGGGAGTGGTTGGCCTGGCTTGTTAAAAAAATAAATTATGGAAAAATTTTTTGGTGGTGGGATTCTTCACGAGCCATACCCAATACCATTACTGAGTTCCCATATTTCTCTTTTTTGTTAGGCGATATGCATGCGCATTATGTTAGCGTTGCATTTGTTACCATCAGTTTGATGTTGATGCTGCGTTTGCGAGAAAAATTTGAGCAAAAACTGGAAGTTTCAAAACAGTATTTATTTTTAGTCTTGCCTATTGTTATGGGTATGCACTACATGATGAACTCATGGCATTTACCTTTTATGATTTTATTATGCGTTTGGTGTTTTTGGTCTTATCCAAAATATTTGATATTGATGTTGAGCTTAGCTTGTCTTTATTTTGCACCCTTTTGGTTGCACTATCATCCCCCTAAAAACACCATTGGTTTATTTTATGTTAAAAAAAGCATGCGCAGCCCATTGCTGAGTTTCTTATTACATTGGGGACCCATGTTTTTCATGTTGATGCTTATTTATGTGCAGCGTTTTATCAATAAAAATTTTATGGTTTATGTCAAAAACAACAGGCGCAAAATAAGTTTGATTGTTTTTTTAAGTATTGTGGTTTTGAGTATCAGTTATTTTTTATTGGGGGCAACACCCATGTTTATGCTGTTGCTCATTGCATTGTTTGTACTGCTTGGGTATCTCAGAGAATTAAAAAATAGCTGGCCAGTGGGTGTTTTGCTTTTAAGTTTATTAACCATTGCTGGCTGTGAGTTTATTACGGTTGACGTAACCTATGGGCCAAAATTTTATCGCATGAATACCGTATTTAAATTTTATTACTTGGCTTGGTGGGGTATGGCACTATCTTTACCCATGTTGTTAAGTTATGAGCATGTTTTAAAAAAGACTTGGGCAAAAGGTATGTTAAGTTTTTGTGTGGCACTAAGTCTATATTATCCAATACACGCCACATCACAACGCATGCGAGATGGACAACGCAAAGTAAACTCATTGGACGGTATGCGCCATTGGAGTATTGTTTTTCCGGGGCACAAGCAAGCCATTGCCTGGTTAAAAAAGAATACGGATGTTCAAGATATCATTTGGGAAATGCCAGGGGGTGGTTTTTCAGAATATGCCCGCATGGCAACATTCAGTGGCAGACCCTCGGTTTTAGGTTGGGTTGGGCATGAGCAAATTTGGCGCGACGGCGGGTTTTATCTGGCCAATGATCGCTTACAGCACTTTAAAAAAATCAATGAAAACCCCAGCATGACCAGTGTTCAAGAGTTTATTGAACAATACCAAGTGGACTGGATTATTGTGGGTAATCTTGAGCGTAAAGATTACAGCCCTGAATTACTGTATTTGTTAAGCAAGTTTCCCGTTGTTTTTGATAATAAAGATGTGGTTATTTATAAAGCACGTAACAAAGATTAG
- a CDS encoding squalene/phytoene synthase family protein translates to MSKQNDSKLTMQARLQRKKSSFSKAFWVVNAQQFWALETLYAYCREIDDIVDEAQDIQSAAKALQAWEDFLLKKVPAYSELEQDIGQMLLMFPKVKVADLLWIIKGMRSDLHKHRYESCQELLDYCDSVASAVGLCILAIMDLNRERYYDFALSTGRALQLTNIMRDLKEDAGRNRVYIPKEILQVSDCNEEQVLSGDDVKGGLTKMMIRMDKWAQEEYEKSEKFLFERIEDEVKSLPAQIMRKTYQCLLKKIRDKNYKVYAKKIKLSFYEKIYVLMWSFWHYCSYQVKQYRAKA, encoded by the coding sequence GTGAGTAAACAAAATGACTCAAAACTAACCATGCAAGCAAGATTACAAAGAAAAAAATCCAGTTTTTCCAAAGCATTTTGGGTGGTGAACGCACAGCAGTTTTGGGCTTTGGAAACCTTGTATGCCTATTGTAGAGAAATTGATGATATTGTTGATGAAGCTCAAGACATTCAAAGCGCAGCTAAAGCTCTACAAGCATGGGAAGATTTTTTATTAAAAAAGGTGCCTGCCTACAGCGAGTTAGAACAAGACATAGGACAAATGCTACTTATGTTTCCTAAGGTTAAAGTAGCAGACTTGCTTTGGATTATCAAAGGCATGCGCAGCGACTTACATAAACATCGATATGAAAGTTGCCAAGAGCTTTTGGACTATTGTGATAGTGTGGCCAGTGCAGTGGGTTTATGTATTTTAGCTATCATGGATTTGAATCGTGAACGCTATTATGATTTTGCTTTGTCCACAGGGAGAGCCTTACAGTTGACCAATATCATGCGTGATCTTAAAGAAGATGCCGGGCGCAACAGAGTCTATATTCCAAAAGAAATTCTTCAAGTCAGTGATTGCAATGAAGAACAAGTCTTATCCGGAGATGATGTCAAGGGAGGTCTGACAAAAATGATGATAAGGATGGACAAATGGGCGCAAGAAGAATATGAAAAATCTGAAAAATTTTTATTTGAGCGCATAGAGGATGAGGTCAAAAGTTTACCTGCCCAGATTATGCGCAAAACGTATCAATGTTTGTTAAAAAAGATACGTGATAAAAACTACAAAGTTTATGCAAAAAAAATTAAACTGAGTTTTTATGAAAAAATTTATGTATTGATGTGGTCTTTTTGGCATTATTGCTCGTACCAAGTGAAGCAGTATCGGGCAAAGGCTTGA
- a CDS encoding PEGA domain-containing protein, with protein MKKKIKKITVKTSLVIAVALCFLQLVTAYGQSYRNIYVGALHIVDDGDRRFSREDLNRELLTSVENEKFFRMVSLSKVNSFKSNFVDESTEETINNQDLQRATKLLTVGKRMYHELNFSKARDSLSLSKKLFIENLQYLRSNKDLLEAHLYLGMTWLAIQKEKDAYNEFKKVAYLDPNFEMNATQYSPAVIPVFETARSEVKAKTISEVTVTASQDNMNVYVNGRLMGKTPVSMKLYAGDYFFLVEKPGFEPWYKLEKIRRASQTVEGQNKVNVDEKQWSRMFRTREGDEQNSEDTKMLIEEAKKQGADYILLSSLEKNINYRLMGQLYNINKKTFSQVVMFNVEKGLGDYPGAVDEMVGTLKNMILGTKPNLQLNVADYGPAPEANKNIGPNKKWYKQWWVYPVAAGILVGSIFAAQELGGGSGGTIVINNN; from the coding sequence ATGAAGAAAAAAATAAAAAAAATTACGGTTAAAACATCATTGGTCATAGCCGTAGCCTTGTGTTTTTTACAGCTTGTAACTGCTTATGGGCAAAGTTACAGAAATATTTATGTTGGGGCTTTGCATATTGTAGATGATGGCGACCGCAGGTTTTCTAGAGAAGATTTAAATAGAGAATTGTTGACCAGTGTTGAGAATGAAAAATTTTTTAGAATGGTATCGTTAAGCAAAGTTAACAGTTTTAAAAGTAATTTTGTTGATGAAAGTACGGAAGAAACAATAAACAATCAAGATTTACAACGTGCCACAAAGCTTTTGACTGTTGGCAAGCGTATGTATCATGAGCTCAATTTTTCAAAAGCAAGAGACAGTCTTTCTTTAAGTAAAAAATTATTTATTGAAAACTTACAATACTTAAGAAGCAATAAAGATTTACTTGAAGCACATTTGTATTTAGGAATGACCTGGTTGGCCATTCAAAAAGAAAAAGATGCTTACAATGAATTTAAAAAAGTTGCTTACTTAGATCCAAATTTTGAAATGAATGCCACCCAATATTCCCCAGCTGTTATTCCAGTATTTGAGACCGCTAGAAGTGAAGTAAAAGCAAAAACAATCAGCGAAGTGACCGTAACAGCAAGTCAGGATAATATGAATGTTTATGTTAATGGTCGTTTGATGGGAAAAACACCGGTTAGCATGAAGCTGTATGCAGGAGACTATTTTTTTCTTGTTGAAAAACCGGGTTTTGAGCCTTGGTATAAGTTGGAAAAAATTAGACGAGCAAGTCAAACCGTAGAAGGTCAAAATAAAGTAAATGTTGATGAAAAACAATGGTCTCGTATGTTTAGAACCAGAGAAGGAGATGAGCAAAACTCAGAAGACACCAAGATGTTGATTGAAGAAGCAAAGAAACAAGGTGCAGACTATATTTTGCTTAGCAGCTTAGAAAAAAATATCAATTATCGTCTGATGGGGCAACTGTACAATATTAATAAAAAGACTTTTTCTCAGGTGGTGATGTTTAATGTAGAAAAGGGTTTGGGTGATTATCCTGGAGCGGTTGATGAGATGGTTGGGACGTTGAAAAATATGATTTTAGGAACAAAGCCTAACTTGCAACTCAATGTAGCAGACTATGGACCAGCCCCAGAAGCAAATAAAAACATTGGGCCAAATAAAAAATGGTACAAGCAATGGTGGGTGTATCCCGTAGCAGCAGGAATTTTAGTTGGGAGTATTTTTGCAGCTCAAGAGTTGGGCGGAGGTTCTGGCGGAACCATTGTTATCAATAACAATTAA
- the hpnC gene encoding squalene synthase HpnC — MANILQSINAEALAKTHYENFPVARFVHKSLKPAIYAIYAFARTADDFADEPEFEGQRLQLLQLWREQLHQCIQGQAELTVFKALLPVIHESKLPVKWLENLLDAFEYDVRHPRHQSFKELIDYAQLSANPVGRCVLFLHDYKSEALYEQSDALCTALQLTNFWQDVGLDAQRQRFYLPQNMLKEYNCTEEQLINWQFSHGLQALMQAVCLKTQSYFDQAQSLAQNLQFPLSLEVSLTHLGGQEILNKIVAQNYNTLNNRPKLNKLSFVKLFFKSLWGRHKKLS; from the coding sequence ATGGCAAATATACTTCAATCCATCAATGCTGAAGCATTGGCTAAAACCCATTATGAAAACTTTCCAGTAGCACGTTTTGTTCATAAATCACTTAAACCGGCCATTTATGCCATTTACGCTTTTGCCAGAACAGCCGATGATTTTGCAGATGAACCTGAGTTTGAAGGGCAAAGGTTGCAGCTTTTGCAACTTTGGCGTGAACAACTGCATCAATGTATACAAGGTCAAGCTGAATTGACAGTTTTTAAAGCCTTACTGCCAGTGATTCATGAAAGTAAGCTGCCGGTAAAATGGTTAGAAAATTTACTGGATGCCTTTGAATATGATGTTAGACACCCACGGCATCAAAGTTTTAAAGAATTAATTGACTATGCCCAATTGTCAGCCAATCCAGTGGGCCGCTGTGTGTTATTTTTACATGACTATAAAAGTGAAGCCTTGTATGAACAATCAGATGCACTGTGCACAGCATTGCAGTTGACCAATTTTTGGCAAGATGTTGGTTTGGACGCGCAAAGACAGCGCTTTTATTTACCGCAGAATATGTTAAAAGAGTATAACTGTACCGAAGAGCAGTTAATCAATTGGCAATTTAGCCATGGCTTACAAGCCCTGATGCAGGCTGTGTGCTTAAAAACACAAAGCTATTTTGATCAAGCGCAAAGTTTGGCCCAAAACTTACAATTTCCCTTATCTTTGGAAGTGTCTTTGACGCACCTAGGTGGACAGGAAATTTTAAATAAGATTGTGGCCCAAAACTACAACACATTAAACAATAGACCAAAGTTGAATAAATTGTCTTTTGTTAAATTATTTTTTAAAAGCCTATGGGGACGACATAAAAAGTTGTCCTAA
- a CDS encoding type II secretion system F family protein — MIDKINIGIFIDILIFTAIAGAIFFIVLYILPDEKQAAIRRRLGVVEKNAMPQNTPLLKYLYPFYSALSPLLYLSHHSSIAKLWSHYLQKEKKRLEPMLITANIRNEISPDEFIAMRFVLIILTPLIIAMLFVGLNSENNLFILMLASILGFYFPDIWLKQIIDIRKKSLLKHLPTTIDLLTLSVESGLDFMDAIARLTRKTQSNPLTVELQSMLREIRLGATRSEALRKMSAKLQLEELTSLTTLLIQTDQLGASIGDVLRAQSDQLRSKRFQLAEVAGAKASQMILLPLVFCILPAAICILLGPAVLNFLRGGFL; from the coding sequence GTGATTGACAAAATAAACATAGGCATTTTTATTGATATACTCATATTCACTGCAATTGCAGGGGCAATATTTTTTATTGTTTTGTATATTTTGCCTGATGAAAAACAGGCCGCCATTAGAAGACGCCTTGGCGTTGTTGAAAAAAACGCTATGCCACAAAACACCCCGCTTTTGAAATACCTCTATCCATTCTACAGTGCCTTATCACCCTTGCTCTATCTTAGCCATCATTCTTCCATTGCTAAATTATGGAGTCATTATTTACAAAAAGAAAAAAAACGTCTTGAGCCTATGCTTATTACCGCCAATATTAGAAATGAAATTTCGCCAGATGAATTTATTGCCATGCGCTTTGTACTGATTATATTAACGCCTTTAATCATTGCCATGCTTTTTGTAGGCTTGAACAGTGAAAACAATCTCTTTATTCTTATGTTAGCCAGTATTTTGGGTTTTTACTTTCCGGATATTTGGCTTAAGCAGATCATCGATATTCGTAAAAAGAGCTTACTCAAACATTTACCCACAACCATTGATTTATTAACTCTGTCTGTAGAATCCGGCTTAGACTTTATGGATGCTATTGCTCGCTTGACTCGAAAAACCCAAAGCAATCCGCTAACCGTAGAGCTCCAATCCATGCTCAGAGAAATAAGACTAGGCGCAACCCGATCTGAAGCGCTGAGAAAAATGAGTGCAAAATTACAATTGGAAGAACTCACCTCTTTAACAACCCTCTTGATTCAAACCGATCAACTGGGCGCCTCAATTGGTGATGTGTTACGTGCTCAATCTGATCAACTGCGTAGCAAACGCTTTCAACTGGCTGAAGTGGCTGGTGCAAAAGCTTCACAAATGATTTTATTGCCTCTGGTTTTTTGCATTTTGCCAGCCGCCATTTGTATTCTTTTGGGTCCAGCCGTACTTAATTTTTTAAGAGGTGGTTTTTTATAA
- a CDS encoding glycosyltransferase family 2 protein, translated as MIDLSIVYPAYNEEDNLPTLLNSTMQVLQDSNINFELIIVNDGSTDKTQNILNRFKETYPKIIRIIEHDHNLGYGQSLKDGFLAANGQYVFYTDSDLQFDLNEIKKFYALKHEKTLVIGYRIDRQDAPLRIFMAKGYRFLINLLFNLGVKDIDCAFKLFPKTLFQDISIDSKKFLIDAEILIKAKKQGYAIHELGVKHYARQHGQSTVKWFHILLTLKEMFRLKLTL; from the coding sequence ATGATTGATTTATCCATAGTCTACCCAGCATATAATGAAGAAGACAATCTGCCCACCTTACTCAATTCTACCATGCAAGTTCTTCAAGACAGCAATATTAACTTTGAATTGATTATCGTTAATGATGGTAGCACTGATAAAACGCAAAATATTCTTAATCGTTTTAAAGAAACCTACCCAAAAATTATTCGTATTATTGAACATGATCATAACCTTGGTTATGGTCAAAGTTTAAAAGATGGATTTTTAGCAGCAAATGGCCAATATGTTTTTTACACCGACTCGGATTTACAATTTGATTTGAATGAAATTAAAAAGTTTTACGCTTTAAAACATGAGAAAACCCTTGTCATTGGTTACAGAATAGATCGGCAAGATGCGCCTTTGCGTATTTTTATGGCCAAAGGCTATCGCTTTTTAATCAATTTATTATTTAACTTGGGCGTTAAAGATATTGACTGTGCCTTTAAATTATTTCCCAAAACCTTATTCCAAGACATAAGCATTGACTCAAAAAAATTTCTGATAGATGCTGAAATTTTAATCAAAGCCAAAAAACAAGGATATGCCATTCATGAACTGGGCGTTAAACATTATGCCCGTCAACATGGCCAAAGCACGGTTAAGTGGTTTCATATTCTGCTCACTTTAAAAGAAATGTTCAGGCTAAAGCTCACACTTTAA
- a CDS encoding PEGA domain-containing protein — protein MERQPKRMKKLSLGIIFLLTSLAMAASNGPTQTAVVGLRTDNYSFEKIVRNEVSKKLSGQRNVSLIPEVVTHNYVSDLWREEAKNSKNKIRLARKYFIEGKKLYDKLVLDQAIRQFNRSVNAYREGVGALKDNRYLLVSHLYLGMSLIVLGKEKEGQQYIREMIILDPKRDSRVLSKREFPPRVIELHKALTQKVLKGPSGQLNIEVEPADAKIYLNGLLQKSDGPFSTQLPVGEHFVVVERKGYRQVAKPVQIRSKPNFIKITLEEWQPLSPYSLQRRNNLIALDDLGNISKELSAKMLVLGSIEAIPNKDDSYLLLGQVYDARSREFSKIQTVETTLDRMDKAAKSFARKISNQITTQGLVVADIRTAGSSPVAYDQAQDFEKKITNNYFDKQAQGKEKVASKEKKGTPAWMKNKWLWYGVGAAAAIGGGYILYDQVLAGPDKNTLTITPN, from the coding sequence ATGGAAAGACAGCCAAAAAGAATGAAAAAACTAAGTTTAGGGATTATTTTTTTACTGACCAGCCTTGCCATGGCAGCTTCAAACGGGCCCACTCAAACAGCGGTTGTGGGCTTAAGAACAGATAATTACAGTTTTGAAAAAATAGTACGCAATGAGGTTTCAAAAAAATTATCCGGTCAGCGCAATGTTTCATTGATTCCAGAAGTGGTCACCCACAATTATGTATCAGATTTATGGCGAGAAGAAGCTAAAAACTCTAAAAATAAGATTAGGCTGGCCAGAAAGTACTTTATTGAAGGCAAAAAATTATACGATAAACTGGTTCTAGATCAGGCCATACGTCAATTTAACCGTTCAGTTAATGCTTATCGTGAAGGTGTTGGCGCTTTGAAAGATAACAGATATCTATTGGTTTCACACCTTTATTTGGGCATGTCATTGATTGTTTTGGGTAAAGAAAAAGAAGGTCAGCAGTATATTCGTGAAATGATTATTTTGGATCCCAAACGTGACAGCAGAGTTTTATCAAAACGTGAATTTCCACCAAGAGTGATAGAGTTGCATAAAGCCTTAACGCAAAAAGTTTTAAAAGGGCCTTCAGGGCAACTCAATATTGAAGTTGAACCAGCAGATGCAAAGATTTATCTCAATGGCTTGTTGCAAAAGTCAGATGGACCCTTTTCTACACAATTGCCTGTGGGAGAACATTTTGTGGTGGTTGAAAGAAAAGGTTATAGACAGGTTGCTAAACCGGTGCAAATTCGTTCAAAACCTAATTTTATAAAAATTACCTTAGAAGAGTGGCAACCTCTATCCCCATATTCTTTACAAAGACGCAACAACTTGATTGCATTGGATGATTTAGGGAATATTTCTAAAGAGTTGTCCGCTAAAATGCTGGTTTTAGGTAGTATTGAAGCCATTCCAAATAAAGATGATTCATACCTTTTGTTAGGACAAGTTTACGACGCCCGTTCAAGAGAGTTTTCCAAGATACAAACAGTTGAAACCACTTTGGATCGTATGGATAAGGCTGCAAAAAGTTTTGCCCGTAAGATCAGTAATCAAATTACTACACAAGGTCTGGTGGTGGCGGATATCAGAACAGCGGGTAGCTCACCTGTAGCTTATGATCAAGCTCAAGATTTTGAGAAAAAAATCACTAACAACTATTTTGATAAGCAAGCTCAGGGCAAAGAAAAAGTTGCATCTAAAGAAAAAAAAGGCACGCCAGCTTGGATGAAAAACAAGTGGCTTTGGTATGGCGTGGGTGCAGCGGCTGCCATAGGCGGCGGATACATTTTGTACGATCAAGTTTTAGCAGGTCCAGACAAAAATACATTGACCATTACGCCTAATTAA
- the hpnE gene encoding hydroxysqualene dehydroxylase HpnE: MKNEKVWDCIVVGAGVSGLACASSLAKKGKSVLVLEKSPFLGGRSSSVLNKRVGAVLDNGQHILMGCYQESKRFLKRIGSSKDVQFLKKEPIILKGLEKQGVFSIGSGNAIWSLFWAMMQFKAIPFFDRFKVIKVGKALKEEKIENLRNKTAKSWLEELHQTQILLDRFWQPLCLATLNQSMDQACAAELVVVLKKTFLSSDPEANSIGLANKGLSEVLALPAKQFIESKQGKVLNRAAVISFYKTREKIYEVETDQEVFFSKKLVLALPPDQLLFLARESRIKKLLDSLRYITNLKASPIVTIYVKLKKQEDRKTFFSINEKQSAKMVGFWNSPLHWMFDRPAFITDKKDEYISMITSAADTWIDKKPSLIFSEVCKTLDALYNIQFKNMVEHYYIRKEAKATWVLKNLRYKTNIKERTYDPDLYLCGDWLDIELPSTIEAAVRSGQRVAKHILRHNKKTDGSRKKQ; this comes from the coding sequence ATGAAGAATGAAAAAGTTTGGGATTGTATAGTTGTTGGTGCCGGTGTTTCAGGTTTAGCATGTGCAAGCAGTTTAGCCAAAAAAGGTAAGTCAGTATTGGTGTTGGAAAAATCACCTTTTTTAGGTGGAAGAAGTTCGTCAGTATTGAATAAACGGGTAGGAGCTGTCTTGGATAACGGCCAACATATTCTTATGGGCTGTTATCAAGAAAGTAAACGTTTTTTAAAACGCATAGGTTCAAGCAAAGACGTTCAGTTTTTAAAGAAAGAACCAATTATTCTTAAAGGCTTGGAGAAACAAGGTGTTTTTTCAATTGGAAGTGGTAATGCAATTTGGAGTTTGTTTTGGGCAATGATGCAATTTAAAGCCATTCCATTCTTTGATCGTTTTAAAGTGATAAAAGTTGGAAAAGCCTTAAAAGAAGAAAAAATAGAAAATTTAAGAAATAAAACTGCCAAGTCATGGTTGGAGGAGCTCCATCAAACGCAAATTCTGCTGGATCGTTTTTGGCAGCCATTGTGCTTAGCAACTTTAAATCAAAGCATGGATCAGGCCTGTGCAGCTGAACTTGTGGTGGTGTTAAAAAAAACATTTTTAAGCTCAGACCCTGAAGCCAATAGCATTGGTTTGGCTAATAAAGGCTTAAGTGAGGTTCTAGCATTGCCAGCTAAACAGTTTATTGAAAGCAAGCAAGGTAAAGTTCTTAACCGTGCGGCAGTGATATCGTTTTATAAAACCAGAGAAAAAATATATGAGGTTGAAACAGATCAAGAAGTCTTTTTTAGTAAAAAGTTGGTTTTGGCCCTCCCCCCAGATCAGTTATTGTTTTTAGCAAGAGAATCACGCATTAAAAAACTCTTGGATAGTCTACGCTATATCACCAATTTAAAAGCATCTCCTATTGTTACAATTTATGTAAAATTAAAAAAACAAGAAGATAGAAAAACATTTTTTTCCATTAATGAAAAACAGTCAGCAAAAATGGTAGGTTTTTGGAACAGTCCACTGCATTGGATGTTTGATCGACCTGCATTTATCACAGATAAAAAAGATGAATATATCAGTATGATAACATCGGCAGCAGACACTTGGATAGATAAGAAGCCCAGTCTTATCTTTTCAGAAGTATGTAAAACATTGGATGCTTTGTATAATATTCAGTTTAAAAACATGGTTGAACATTATTATATTCGTAAAGAAGCCAAGGCTACATGGGTACTAAAAAATTTACGTTACAAAACCAATATTAAAGAAAGAACCTATGATCCTGATCTTTATTTATGTGGTGATTGGCTAGATATTGAATTGCCCAGTACCATTGAAGCGGCTGTAAGAAGCGGACAAAGGGTTGCCAAACATATTTTAAGACATAATAAAAAAACAGATGGTAGCAGGAAAAAACAATGA